In Apium graveolens cultivar Ventura chromosome 10, ASM990537v1, whole genome shotgun sequence, the following are encoded in one genomic region:
- the LOC141690673 gene encoding uncharacterized protein LOC141690673 translates to MAVSLKDRCYPARSAQPSCITLPPVDGNNFEIKGHHISMLPKFTRSEGEDPYLFIHEFEEVCALQKLQQLTEDSIRLRLINFPLKENVKKWLYSLPVNSISTWEGFVVIFLKKYFPNHKTTRLTNEINQFHQKENEYFWKYFDRFKNVLSQCPHHEIEKWRLCKIVYEALDSSTTALLDSIFQGKFMEKDEDQGWEFFEELAEKTMLWESTREPNREPSKHNKTLGSLANKGLHLVGNSIATEVMLATLTRRLEALKTTNAPSQASMCANYDPHSHGPQNFQEFEQVNAMFQPRPRNDPFAPTYNPGWKNHPNFS, encoded by the coding sequence ATGGCAGTTTCTCTTAAGGATCGTTGTTACCCCGCCCGTTCGGCCCAACCTTCTTGTATTACTCTTCCACCGGTTGATGgtaataattttgaaattaaaggTCATCATATTAGCATGTTACCTAAATTTACCAGAAGTGAAGGTGAGGATCCGTATCTTTTTATTCATGAATTTGAGGAGGTTTGTGCCTTACAAAAACTCCAGCAATTGACCGAGGATTCCATTAGGCTTAGACTAATCAATTTCCCTCTTAAAGAAAATGTTAAAAAATGGTTATATAGCCTACCGGTTAATTCTATTTCAACTTGGGAGGGATTCGTAGtcatttttctaaaaaaatattttccaaatCATAAGACTACGAGACTTACAAATGAGATTAATCAATTTCATCAAAAGGAAAACGAGtatttttggaaatattttgatAGATTTAAAAATGTTTTGTCCCAATGTCCCCACCACGAAATAGAAAAGTGGAGACTTTGTAAGATTGTTTACGAGGCCTTAGATAGTTCTACAACCGCGTTGTTAGACTCTATATTTCAAGGCAAATTCATGGAAAAAGATGAGGATCAGGGTTGGGAATTTTTTGAGGAACTAGCAGAAAAGACCATgttgtgggagtctactagggagCCGAATAGGGAGCCTAGTAAGCACAATAAAACACTCGGTTCATTAGCTAACAAAGGCTTGCATTTAGTGGGTAATTCTATAGCAACCGAAGTGATGTTAGCTACTCTTACTAGAAGATTAGAAGCTTTAAAAACCACTAATGCCCCTTCCCAAGCGTCTATGTGTGCGAACTATGACCCTCATAGTCATGGACCTCAAAACTTTCAAGAGTTTGAGCAAGTGAATGCTATGTTTCAACCTAGACCTAGGAATGACCCT